One Cyprinus carpio isolate SPL01 chromosome A16, ASM1834038v1, whole genome shotgun sequence genomic region harbors:
- the LOC109081088 gene encoding uncharacterized protein LOC109081088 isoform X1, translating to MKTRQSRPFLECNKSLHYYFRSDFISFSQLESMFRTNDRGHRELYYDKQHLKLEELKQKQIENNYLYRSIPGHPENVEFQVSYLRHNTNLQGFFGILDTGGFKKPTRSDSPIRDLVWWSPDISREDITIAENEYLDGYIVKPFLHRFTSSPAFLSSSRMGNFRFSMSINELLRSYQQQFCAGQEPSIRIFETVVYKQEVMYSIVIHAPRAHNLFSEYPLLKDTQDAVCVFRENTIIWRPQAMSKTHRFRLSRNMKAIRIPKIARKEYMWDNIGVAFHVPHGEIFHFSREILTESLRLCEGAQPKINTEEFVKCEFGPIRPE from the exons ATGAAGACACGCCAATCTCGGCCATTTCTAGAG TGCAACAAGTCATTACACTACTATTTCAGAAGTGATTTCATCAGCTTTTCTCAACTTGAAAGCATGTTTCGTACCAATGACAGAGGACATAGAGAACTATACTATGATAAGCAGCACCTGAAGCTTGAAGAGCTCAAACAGAAGCAAATAGAGAATAACTACCTCTATAGATCAATCCCAGGACACCCTGAGAATGTGGAATTTCAAGTGTCATATCTTCGGCATAACACTAACCTCCAAGGATTCTTTGGCATTTTGGATACTGGGGGATTTAAAAAGCCGACACGCAGCGACTCACCAATACGCGATCTGGTATGGTGGAGCCCAGACATTTCCAGAGAAGATATTACTATTGCAGAAAACGAGTACTTGGATGGCTACATAGTAAAACCTTTCCTGCACAGGTTCACCTCTTCCCCAGCCTTTCTGTCATCCTCACGCATGGGGAATTTCCGTTTCAGTATGTCGATCAATGAGTTGTTGAGAAGCTACCAACAGCAGTTCTGTGCAGGCCAGGAGCCCAGCATTCGCATTTTTGAGACTGTGGTCTATAAGCAGGAAGTGATGTATTCTATTGTGATTCATGCACCTCGTGCTCATAACCTATTCTCTGAGTATCCCCTGCTCAAGGATACCCaggatgcagtgtgtgtgtttagggaaAACACCATTATCTGGCGTCCACAGGCAATGAGTAAAACACACCGTTTCAGGCTGTCTCGTAACATGAAAGCTATTCGGATACCCAAAATTGCCAGAAAAGAGTACATGTGGGATAACATCGGAGTGGCATTCCATGTTCCACATGGAGAAATCTTCCACTTCAGCAGGGAAATTCTGACTGAGAGTCTCAGACTCTGTGAGGGAGCTCAGCCAAAAATTAACACAGAAGAGTTTGTGAAGTGTGAGTTTGGCCCCATCAGGCCAGAGTAA
- the LOC109081088 gene encoding uncharacterized protein LOC109081088 isoform X2 yields the protein MFRTNDRGHRELYYDKQHLKLEELKQKQIENNYLYRSIPGHPENVEFQVSYLRHNTNLQGFFGILDTGGFKKPTRSDSPIRDLVWWSPDISREDITIAENEYLDGYIVKPFLHRFTSSPAFLSSSRMGNFRFSMSINELLRSYQQQFCAGQEPSIRIFETVVYKQEVMYSIVIHAPRAHNLFSEYPLLKDTQDAVCVFRENTIIWRPQAMSKTHRFRLSRNMKAIRIPKIARKEYMWDNIGVAFHVPHGEIFHFSREILTESLRLCEGAQPKINTEEFVKCEFGPIRPE from the coding sequence ATGTTTCGTACCAATGACAGAGGACATAGAGAACTATACTATGATAAGCAGCACCTGAAGCTTGAAGAGCTCAAACAGAAGCAAATAGAGAATAACTACCTCTATAGATCAATCCCAGGACACCCTGAGAATGTGGAATTTCAAGTGTCATATCTTCGGCATAACACTAACCTCCAAGGATTCTTTGGCATTTTGGATACTGGGGGATTTAAAAAGCCGACACGCAGCGACTCACCAATACGCGATCTGGTATGGTGGAGCCCAGACATTTCCAGAGAAGATATTACTATTGCAGAAAACGAGTACTTGGATGGCTACATAGTAAAACCTTTCCTGCACAGGTTCACCTCTTCCCCAGCCTTTCTGTCATCCTCACGCATGGGGAATTTCCGTTTCAGTATGTCGATCAATGAGTTGTTGAGAAGCTACCAACAGCAGTTCTGTGCAGGCCAGGAGCCCAGCATTCGCATTTTTGAGACTGTGGTCTATAAGCAGGAAGTGATGTATTCTATTGTGATTCATGCACCTCGTGCTCATAACCTATTCTCTGAGTATCCCCTGCTCAAGGATACCCaggatgcagtgtgtgtgtttagggaaAACACCATTATCTGGCGTCCACAGGCAATGAGTAAAACACACCGTTTCAGGCTGTCTCGTAACATGAAAGCTATTCGGATACCCAAAATTGCCAGAAAAGAGTACATGTGGGATAACATCGGAGTGGCATTCCATGTTCCACATGGAGAAATCTTCCACTTCAGCAGGGAAATTCTGACTGAGAGTCTCAGACTCTGTGAGGGAGCTCAGCCAAAAATTAACACAGAAGAGTTTGTGAAGTGTGAGTTTGGCCCCATCAGGCCAGAGTAA